The Isorropodon fossajaponicum endosymbiont JTNG4 genome segment CTAACAATCCTGTTGGCCTTACTACTTGTTCAGCAATCACACTAGAAACTTCCAACTCATATTGTGCAGGCGTGGCAGACACCAAGATACATTGATGAACTCTGTCTTCAAATTCTGAAAATTTAAGTGGTCGATTATCCAACGCACTTGGTAGGCGAAAACCAAACTCAACAAGCGTTTTTTTGCGTGCCCTATCACCTTTATACATACCACCAATTTGGCTAACAGTCACATGCGATTCATCTAAAATTACCAATGCATTATCGGGCAAATAATCCAACAATGTTGAGGGTGGCTCGCCAGGGTTTTGATTGGATAAATAGCGCGAGTAATTCTCAATACCTGTGCAGTATCCTAACTCGCGCATCATTTCGATATCCATATGTACGCGTTGTGTTAAGCGCTGTTCCTCAACTAATTTATTCACAGACAATAACTCACTTCTGCGATCTTTTAGTTCTGCTTTAATATCATCTAACATATTCAAAATTTTAGATTTTGGTGTAACGTAGTGTGTTTGTGGATAGATGGTAATTCTTTGCAAAGACTTTAGTTTTTCCCCTGTTAAAGGATCAAACCAATAAAGTTGTTCAATTTCTTCATCAAACATTTCAATGCGTATGGCTTGTTCTTCAGAATCAGCAGGAAAAATATCAATCACTTCACCTTTAACTTGAAAATGACCACGTATTAAAGTAGCATTACTACGCGAATATTGCATTTGCGACAAACGTGAAAGTATCTCACGCTGATTAGTAATTTCCCCGACACTCAAATGCAGCAACATGGCCATATAACTTTCAGGGTTGCCCAGGCCATAAATAGCAGACACACTAGCAATAATAATAACATCATCACGCTCTAATAACGCCTTAGTGGCAGATAGGCGCATTTGCTTAATTTGCTCATTAATAGAAGAGTCTTTTTCGATATAAGTATCAGAGGCGGGTACATAAGCTTCTGGCTGATAATAATCATAATAAGAAACAAAATATTCCACTGAATTGTGTGGAAAAAACTCCTTCATCTCACTATACAATTGTGCTGCTAATGTTTTATTGGGTGCCATAATCAAACTGGGGCGCTTAGTCTGTTGAATAACATTGGCCAATGTAAAGGTTTTACCCGAGCCAGTTACGCCAAGCAAAGTTTGAAACTTAGCACCAGCATTCACACCATCAACCAAAGTTTTAATCGCTTCTGGCTGATCCCCACTAGGGGAAAATTTCGATATCAGTTGAAATTTATTGTCCACACGCAAGATTTTTTCATTAACATAAACACTCAATTTTAATCTATTTTCTTATTAATAACCATGTCAGCACATCTTTCCGATAGGGTTCAAAAAGTTAAACCTTCAGCCACGCTTGCTGTTACTGCAAAAGCCAATGAATTAAAATCTCAAGGTATTCAAATTGTATCCATGGGTTCTGGTGAGCCAGACTTTGACACCCCTGAAAACATTCAAAAAGCAGCTATACAGGCTATTAAAAATGGTCAAACTCGTTACACAGCGGTAGATGGTACACCTATATTAAAACAAGCGATTATTGACAAATTTAAACGAGAAAATAACTTAACTTACACCAATACTGAGGTCATGGTTTCATCAGGTGGCAAACAAGTATTTTATAATCTATGCCAAGCTGTGCTAAATCAAGGTGATGAAGTGATTATCCCTGCACCTTTTTGGGTAAGTTACCCAGATATGGCTCTTTTAGCTGATGCAACACCAATCATTATTGAAACAGGATTGGAGCAAGACTTTAAAATCACACCAGAGCAACTAGAGGCAAGCATTACTAGCAATACTAAATTATTTGTTATTAACAGCCCTTCTAACCCTACAGGTGCGGTTTATTCTCAAGCTGAGTTACAAGCACTAGCAAAGGTATTAAAAAAACACCCAAAAGTATTAATCATCACCGATGACATTTATGAGCATATTCGTTGGGGCAATGATGATGGCTTTGTTAATATTGTTATGGCTGATAAAACACTGAAGAATCACACCATTATTCTCAATGGCGTGTCTAAAGCCTATGCGATGACTGGTTGGCGCATTGGCTATAGCGCAGGTCCAGAAAATATTATTAAGGCCATGAAAAAAATCCAAGGTCAGTCCACCTCCAATCCTTGTTCAATTGCCCAAGCTGCCGCTTTAGAAGCTTTAAATGGCGATCAAAGCATTATTAATATAATGGTTTGCGCTTTTGAGAAAAGGCATGACTTTATTGTTGACGCATTAAATGCAATTGATGGCATTGAATGCCCCAAATCACAAGGTGCCTTTTATGCCTTCCCAAGAGTTAAAGGCTTAATTAGTCGCCTTGGTTTAAAAAACGATATTGAACTTTCTACTTACTGCTTAGAAGTGTTAAACATTGCATTAGTCCCAGGTTCAGCCTTTGGTGCACCAGACTATGTGCGTTTTTCGTTTGCCACGAGTATGGACAACATAAAGCAAGCCGTTGAAAAACTCAGCAAGGTCTAAAAACTACCATACTAAGCCAGTATTTTAAAATAAAAAAAATCCTATCATGTAGATAGGATTTTTTTGCATTAATGGCTCCTCGAGGTGGAGTGTAACTATCCCTAATATACCTTACTACAAGTACATTACAAACAATATAGGTAATTTTGTACTCACAAATGTACTCACAAATGAATTAGTTATTTATTATGGATTTACTAATAATAACTGGTAATTTATAGTTAATGAGAATGGTTCTCATCTAGTGATTGATAGACCCTCCCTCTAACTTTTATATTCAATTAGACCCACCCTGGGGGCCCCTAATGGCAGTACGGATGTATTAATAAACCATCACTTTTAGATGAAACAGGATTTCAAATTAATCATCCAGTATTTCATTTTGGTCTACAATTGACCTATGAAACTAAAAATATTATCAACTTTATTAATATCATTAGGGATAGCTATCAGCTACCCAGCTCTAGCTGATGAATCAACTCAAGCTAAGAAAGACCATTTAAATAAGGTTTATGAAAAATTTAAAAGTGAATGGAGAATCCCAAAAGCAAAAGATGGCTGGACTTGTGAAGTGTATATCTTGCAAGATAGAGATGGCAATGTATTGAAGAGTAATGTCAGTAAATGTAATACTGATGATAAGAGGTTTATTAGTCAAACTGAGAAGGCTGTCAAACTAGCATCACCTTTTCCTAGGGCATCAGACGAAGTATTTACCAGTGAGTTGATTCTAAACCCAACAATAAAGGGGTGACGTTGATGTTCTTAGAAAGATGCGGAAAAGAGTATTAGACGGAGACCTTAAGGCAATAAAGGCGGCTGAAGTACTTAAGAAGTATCTTGATAAGAAGATGGAGGATGACCCAGTCTTTCGCCAATCTATGGAAGACACAAAGGAGAGGCGACTTAACCAACTTAGAGATGCCGTTATCGCTCTAAAAAGTGGTGATTCTAAAACTGCCTTTAAGATTTGGCTGCCATTTGCTGAAAGAGGAAGTAGCACTATACAATGGAATATAGGTTCACTATATCAATTAGGCGAAGGCGTTGATAAGAACATAGATAAAGCTTTCTATTGGTACGAGAAATCAGCTGAAAAAGGGTATCACGCTGGTCAACACAGCCTAGGCAAAATGTATCAAAAAGGTACTGGGGTAACCCAAGATATTGATAAGGCTGTTTACTGGTATAAGAAAGCAGCTAAGCAAGGGAATAAGCAAGCACTTGAGGTACTTGATGAATATAATTTAAATTAAATTAAATTATATTATGATAATTAAACACCTTAGAACAGGATTTTTATTTATTGTTGGGATAATATGTTTTGGATCTATATATCACGTTGCTGGTCTTTATGCTCGGCACATTATTGATTCTGGTATACCTGGCTCAATAATTACCAGCTTGATTGGTGCTGCATTTGTAACATTCATTCCTATAATTGCTCATCTAGCAATTGTTGGGAATAAAGCTCCTGTTAAAGACCACGAACTAACTAGTAGAAGTATATTTCTAAATTTTGGTTTGTTTTGTTTTGTTGTAACTTTTTTAATTACTTTGTTAATTCGTTCTGATTTTTTAATCAGTTATTACAGTCTTGCAACTGTGTTGTTAGCAATATGGACGTTTTTTGGAATCGCTCAAATGATTGCTACACTTGATTTCGATAAAGAAGATTAAGTTAATCTATCAATTAGAAGAAGAATGGGCGATACAAAATTAAAAGGGAGCAATGAACTTTATTGATTTAAGAAATAATCGTATAAAGGAAATTTGCATAGCTTGCCTAGCTTAAATACTAATAAAGAATAATATTATGGCGGAGACAAAACATCTTATACCTGGACTATTCTGGAGACTCCTTGGATTCAAAGGTGGTTCTATTGATATTAGTGAAAAAGGGATAACATTACACAAAAGTGATAAAAGCTACTTTATTGATAACCATGCCTTTGTAAAGAAAGGATTTATTACAGGAGGATGGCCTAGTTTTCTTGTATTCAACACCACCCAAGGTGAAATTAAGTTTGGCCCCCTATCCCACGCTAAAGCCACACAGGCATACGAATGGCTACAAAGCTATTGGTATAAAGAAATCTTCCCTGAAATAAATAAAACATTCAAGAGCTTACAGCGAAGACTTACGAGTCGATATATTAGAAGTTCCCAGTGGCCTGAGATTATAAGTGATGCACAATCTGCATTAAATAGATTTGTAAAGCCACCTAACGAAGGTTTGGTGGATGACAAGATAAGACATCCTTTTATCAAGATAAACATCTATGCCCATATGGAAAGAGACAAATTGGATGATTATCGAAAAGAATATCTAACTCGAAAGAAGAAACAATTTAAGAAGTATTTTAAGAATATCGAATCTCACCCATTAACCGAAGACCAAATCGAAGCCTGCA includes the following:
- the uvrB gene encoding excinuclease ABC subunit UvrB produces the protein MDNKFQLISKFSPSGDQPEAIKTLVDGVNAGAKFQTLLGVTGSGKTFTLANVIQQTKRPSLIMAPNKTLAAQLYSEMKEFFPHNSVEYFVSYYDYYQPEAYVPASDTYIEKDSSINEQIKQMRLSATKALLERDDVIIIASVSAIYGLGNPESYMAMLLHLSVGEITNQREILSRLSQMQYSRSNATLIRGHFQVKGEVIDIFPADSEEQAIRIEMFDEEIEQLYWFDPLTGEKLKSLQRITIYPQTHYVTPKSKILNMLDDIKAELKDRRSELLSVNKLVEEQRLTQRVHMDIEMMRELGYCTGIENYSRYLSNQNPGEPPSTLLDYLPDNALVILDESHVTVSQIGGMYKGDRARKKTLVEFGFRLPSALDNRPLKFSEFEDRVHQCILVSATPAQYELEVSSVIAEQVVRPTGLLDPEIDIRPVDTQVDDLLSEIRMRVKAGERVLVTTLTKKMSEQLSDYLNDHHVKVRYLHSDIDTVERVEIIRDLRLGIFDVLVGINLLREGLDIPEVSLVAILDADKEGFLRSERSLIQTMGRAARNINGHVILYVARITKSMQKAMDETKRRRIKQQAYNLKNNITPKGIDKPIINILDTDLTSNQIEEDGTQKVFTQLLPVQLAKEIKILEKKMYGFASDLAFERAADVRNQIKQLKDTQFKKHYD
- a CDS encoding pyridoxal phosphate-dependent aminotransferase, producing MSAHLSDRVQKVKPSATLAVTAKANELKSQGIQIVSMGSGEPDFDTPENIQKAAIQAIKNGQTRYTAVDGTPILKQAIIDKFKRENNLTYTNTEVMVSSGGKQVFYNLCQAVLNQGDEVIIPAPFWVSYPDMALLADATPIIIETGLEQDFKITPEQLEASITSNTKLFVINSPSNPTGAVYSQAELQALAKVLKKHPKVLIITDDIYEHIRWGNDDGFVNIVMADKTLKNHTIILNGVSKAYAMTGWRIGYSAGPENIIKAMKKIQGQSTSNPCSIAQAAALEALNGDQSIINIMVCAFEKRHDFIVDALNAIDGIECPKSQGAFYAFPRVKGLISRLGLKNDIELSTYCLEVLNIALVPGSAFGAPDYVRFSFATSMDNIKQAVEKLSKV
- a CDS encoding TonB C-terminal domain-containing protein; translated protein: MKLKILSTLLISLGIAISYPALADESTQAKKDHLNKVYEKFKSEWRIPKAKDGWTCEVYILQDRDGNVLKSNVSKCNTDDKRFISQTEKAVKLASPFPRASDEVFTSELILNPTIKG
- a CDS encoding tetratricopeptide repeat protein, whose product is MRKRVLDGDLKAIKAAEVLKKYLDKKMEDDPVFRQSMEDTKERRLNQLRDAVIALKSGDSKTAFKIWLPFAERGSSTIQWNIGSLYQLGEGVDKNIDKAFYWYEKSAEKGYHAGQHSLGKMYQKGTGVTQDIDKAVYWYKKAAKQGNKQALEVLDEYNLN